Within the Candidatus Hydrogenedentota bacterium genome, the region TCTTAAGCGAGCGTACGGATAATATCCTGCCCCCGCCGACAACAATCCCTCTATGTCCCGACCTTGCAGAAAAAATGGCACGTAACGAAGATACCGCCGCGGGCTCTTTCTTCCTTTGGCGCTATCCCTCCCAAGGGAAAAACGTGCCCGTGCTCCTTGCCTACCACCGACTGGATACGCGTTTTCCCGTCTATGTCGCTGTCCATCAACCGACCCAAGGTGTCTTTGCCACGATCAACATCGCAGCAGTCTTGACGCTTTTAGTGAGCACTCTGGTTATTGCGTTTTTCTGTTTAATTGCCTATCGCATTGTGAATAACAGCATTATCCGGCCCGTGTCGCTGCTCAACGAAGGCGCACAAATTATCCGACAAGGTAATTTCGATTTGAAAGTGCGTACTGATGCGGGCGGCGAAATTGACGAGCTTGCCACATCCTTCAACCAAATGGCCTCTGCACTGCGCACAAATGTGCATCAATTAAAAGAATCAGAGGAAAAATATCGGAACCTTGTTTTGTCTATGCGTGATGCACGGTTTCAAACCGATGTCAAAGACAAAATCACCTTTATCAACCCTGCAGGCGCCTTTATTTTAGGATACGAATCTTTTGATGATCTCTTGGGCAAAAAACTGGTTGATTTCTTTTTGGACAAAGAGGAACACACAAACCTCACCAAAAGCTTGGTCGTATCGCCTTATGTTGAAAACATCCGTATTTGGTTGAAACGGGCCGATGATCAAAGCGCCTGTGTGGAATTCTCCGGTACGCCAATCTTTGACACACACAATTCCTTTGCAGGCATAGACGGATCTTTTCGGGATGTGACCCACAGCGTCATCTTGGAAAAGGAAGTGCAAGAACGAGCCGAACGAATCACCTTCATTAATCAGATCGCCAATCTCGTTAATTCCAGCGTGGAGGCGGGGCTCGTTTATGAAAGCCTGAACCGTGAGATTCGTCACCTTGTCGCGTATGACTATGCAGCCATTTCTCTCAAATTAAGCGACGGTACCTTTGAAACCCGTCAGCTTTATCCTGAACCCAAAGAAGGCCCCGCCCTCTTCCCCCGTATGGATGATGATAACAGTACGGCGGGCTGGGTGGCGCAAGAAGGCAGATATCTTCTCGTTGAGGATCTTGAAAACGCGTCGCTGCCCATACGCTACCAATTCCCCGCTTCAGTGAAAAGCATTCTCTGTGTGCCCCTGCACGCCCTCGACGGCATCGCCGGTGCCTTGACCTTTGGCTCCGATCAGGTCGGTGGTTTTACACGGAACCACGCGGAGATTCTTGAACAGATAGCGCCGCATCTTACCTCTGCCATACGCAATGCTCAGTTGCTCGAAAATCTTAAAGAATCGCTGACCAATGTGAATCAAGCCAAAGAAAAGCTGCACGCCGCCAATATTGAACTGAAATCATTGGACGAAATGAAGGTGCATCTCTTATCCAATGTGTCTCATGAATTGCGCACGCCCCTTGTCGCGGTCATGGGATACACGGACATGATCTTGAACAGCAAGGCTGGCCCCATCACCGACCAACAAGAAGAGTACCTCAATATTGTCATGCGCAATGTTGAAAAACTGGTTGTCCTAATTGAAAACCTCTTGGACTTCTCTCGGGTTCATCGCGGTTCGGAAGAAATGCTCTTCACCCACTTTGATGTAGTCAATTGCATTTTGTCCAGCATGCAATCCGTGCGCCCCACAGCCGATGCGCGGTCGATCCCACTGCATCTGGAAGTACATGATTCCGAAGGAAATTCTGTTACGCCGCCTTTATTGGTCGACGGTGATAAGGGCAAGCTGGGGCAAGTCTTTAACAATCTGATTTCCAATGCTGTAAAATTCAATTCTGATGGCGGTTCCGTTACTATTGATCTTGAAGTACGGAAAAAAGATATTCGTTTTTCCGTTATCGATACGGGCATCGGCATCCCCAAGGAAGCGCAAGACAAGATCTTCAACCGCTTTTATCAATATGACAGTTCGTCTACCCGTAAATATGGAGGCACAGGAATCGGCCTTGCCATTGCGCAGGATTTTGTCGGGCTTCATGGCGGCCGTATTACCGTGTCCAGTGAAGAAGGCAAAGGAACGGCTTTCCGTTTTACCTTGCCCCGCTACGAAAAATCTGATTTATCCGAAGAGACCCAATGGCATATGGTCATGCCCACTGAGACCCATTTATTGTTTGAACTGGTCTCTCAGGATCGTGCGTTAAGCTCCCAGATTCGCCAGATCTTAACCTCGGAAGGGATGGATATTATTCATGCTGTCTATCCTGCAGCAGCGACTACCCTCGCCAACAAATACAATCCCGACTGCATTATCGTAGACACAGAATCAGGTCCTACGGGGCGGCTCCTGCTCGACGAGCTCTTGTCGGATCCTTCCATCGCCGCATTTCCCATGATGATCTTGACCGATAATGACCGCCTCTATGAGAGCTTTAAAAATCGTATTGATTCCCGAATAAAACGATCCTTTAGAAAAAGTACGCTCTTGAGCGGTATTCATTACGCCTTGGGACAAAAGCCCCTTACCACGCCCAAACTCGGCGCGAACATTCTCTACGTCGATAACGATGAGCAAACTTGTCTCTTTATTAAGCGCTGCTTGAAAGAAGAGGGCTATAAAGTAGACTATTGCCATACGGGCGCGGAAGCCTTGAAGCAGGTCAATGCAGAACACTATTGGCTGGTTATGCTTGAACTTGCGTTAACCGATGCCGACGGTTGGGATATCTGTCGTCAAATTAAAAATGATCCGGCTTTGGAAGGGATTAAGGTATTCATTGTCACTTCTAAAACGGTGGAACACCATTCCATGAAAATGCAGGAATCCGGTGCGGACAGTTTTTTGATGAAACCTTTTAAGGCCGATGAAATTGCCTCGGCTGTCGAAACCTATGATCCGGAACATTTCCAGGGCGACGCTGATACAATTATTTGAGAAAAGGAGCCGATACATGGATCGCGTCCCGAGATTTTTTTTACAGGGATTGGAATAGCGTCACCATGGCTTTCCGTTTAAAAAAGATGAAGTCCTATTCCCATTTCAAGTATGCTAACACGAACAATAAAGGCAACGCGCTATCATGAACCTTTTTTGCTATCGTTATCCGCGGCCTATGGTTACGGTTGATGCTGTTGTCTTTTCCGAGTTGAAGCAAGAGCAGCAAATAGCATTGATACGCAGGAAAAACGATCCTTTTGCCGGATCTTGGGCATTGCCGGGCGGCTTTCTGGATATGGATGAAAGCCTTGACGCTGCTGTTGCCCGTGAATTAAAAGAAGAAACCGGTTTGGTTGATATACCCTTAAGACAATTCCACAGCTTTGGCGACCTCGGTCGTGATCCGCGAGGCCGCTCTATCTCTGTAGCGTATCTGGGCTTTCTCGCAGCACCGGCGCCTTTGTGTGCTGCAGATGACGCTTGCGATGCGGCTTGGTTTCCGGTTGACAAATTGCCCGGCCTCGCATTCGATCACGATAAAATTATTAGTCTTGCCCAAAACTTTTTCAAAGGAATATTCCAATGAAATCTGTAACTTCAAAAGATGCTTTAATCGTCGTCGATGTTCAAAATGACTTTTGTTCCGGAGGCGCCTTACCGGTGCTCCACGGCTCCGGTGTTATTCGAAAAATCAACTGTATCCAAAAGAATTTTGATCATCTTATCTTTTCCCGAGATTGGCATCCCGATGATCACTGCAGTTTTGTGGAAGCGCCGGAATTTAAAGATGCCAGCTGGCCCGTTCACTGTGTTCAGGATACGCCGGGCGCAGAGTTTCATGGCGATTTGCGTGTTCCTGTGGACGCGATAATCGTCAACAAAGCCATCTTCGCCGATCGCGAAGCCTACAGCGCTTTCGATGGTACGGGGCTTGCCGAAATGCTGCAAAATCGCGGTGTGGAGCGCGTATTCGTGACCGGACTCGCCTTAGATTATTGTGTGCAGGCGACTGCCCTTGATGCCTTGAAAGCCGGCTTTGGCGCCGTATTGGTGGAAGACGCGACCCAAGCAGCAAACCCCGATGCGACCCAAGACGTGCTGAACCGCTTACAAGAGGCAGGTGTCCAAATTATTAAAAGTGATTGCCTCCTATGACCACAGCAGCACATTCTTGGTTCGACCGGCGCCATATGGCGCTCTTAACCGATTTCTACCAATTAACCATGATGGCGGCCCACTGGAAGCGCGGCAAAACGGAGCAACGGGTTAGCTTCGATTATTTTTTCCGCAGCCTCCCTCCTGACACGGGCTATGCGGTGGCTGCCGGTCTCGATGACTTTTTGAATTACCTCGAAAACCTTCGTTTTTGTCCTGATGATTTGGACTATCTGCGCTCTCTCCATGTTTTCGAAGCGGCGTTTTTAGACTATCTCCACGACTTTGAGCCCAGCTGTACCGTTCGTGCTGTTCGTGAAGGGGAATGCGTCTTCCCCAATGAACCGCTCGTGCAAGTTGAAGGTCCTATTCCGGAAGTGCAGCTGGTGGAAACGGCGCTCTTGAATATGATCAATTACCAAACCCTCATTGCCACCAAAGCGTCGCGGGTCTGCCTTGCCGCACAAGAGGATCCGGTCATGGATTTTGGATTGAGACGCGCTCACGGTCCCGACGGCGGTACGAGCGCGTCACGGGCGGCTTATATAGGCGGATGTGCCTATACCTCCAACGTACTGGCCGGGAAAATACATGATGTGCCTGTGG harbors:
- a CDS encoding response regulator, yielding DDLLDLILDEPNRPKEEQHNRYEVIFYSSYMQFTVFLSERTDNILPPPTTIPLCPDLAEKMARNEDTAAGSFFLWRYPSQGKNVPVLLAYHRLDTRFPVYVAVHQPTQGVFATINIAAVLTLLVSTLVIAFFCLIAYRIVNNSIIRPVSLLNEGAQIIRQGNFDLKVRTDAGGEIDELATSFNQMASALRTNVHQLKESEEKYRNLVLSMRDARFQTDVKDKITFINPAGAFILGYESFDDLLGKKLVDFFLDKEEHTNLTKSLVVSPYVENIRIWLKRADDQSACVEFSGTPIFDTHNSFAGIDGSFRDVTHSVILEKEVQERAERITFINQIANLVNSSVEAGLVYESLNREIRHLVAYDYAAISLKLSDGTFETRQLYPEPKEGPALFPRMDDDNSTAGWVAQEGRYLLVEDLENASLPIRYQFPASVKSILCVPLHALDGIAGALTFGSDQVGGFTRNHAEILEQIAPHLTSAIRNAQLLENLKESLTNVNQAKEKLHAANIELKSLDEMKVHLLSNVSHELRTPLVAVMGYTDMILNSKAGPITDQQEEYLNIVMRNVEKLVVLIENLLDFSRVHRGSEEMLFTHFDVVNCILSSMQSVRPTADARSIPLHLEVHDSEGNSVTPPLLVDGDKGKLGQVFNNLISNAVKFNSDGGSVTIDLEVRKKDIRFSVIDTGIGIPKEAQDKIFNRFYQYDSSSTRKYGGTGIGLAIAQDFVGLHGGRITVSSEEGKGTAFRFTLPRYEKSDLSEETQWHMVMPTETHLLFELVSQDRALSSQIRQILTSEGMDIIHAVYPAAATTLANKYNPDCIIVDTESGPTGRLLLDELLSDPSIAAFPMMILTDNDRLYESFKNRIDSRIKRSFRKSTLLSGIHYALGQKPLTTPKLGANILYVDNDEQTCLFIKRCLKEEGYKVDYCHTGAEALKQVNAEHYWLVMLELALTDADGWDICRQIKNDPALEGIKVFIVTSKTVEHHSMKMQESGADSFLMKPFKADEIASAVETYDPEHFQGDADTII
- a CDS encoding NUDIX hydrolase, with the translated sequence MNLFCYRYPRPMVTVDAVVFSELKQEQQIALIRRKNDPFAGSWALPGGFLDMDESLDAAVARELKEETGLVDIPLRQFHSFGDLGRDPRGRSISVAYLGFLAAPAPLCAADDACDAAWFPVDKLPGLAFDHDKIISLAQNFFKGIFQ
- a CDS encoding isochorismatase family protein, with protein sequence MKSVTSKDALIVVDVQNDFCSGGALPVLHGSGVIRKINCIQKNFDHLIFSRDWHPDDHCSFVEAPEFKDASWPVHCVQDTPGAEFHGDLRVPVDAIIVNKAIFADREAYSAFDGTGLAEMLQNRGVERVFVTGLALDYCVQATALDALKAGFGAVLVEDATQAANPDATQDVLNRLQEAGVQIIKSDCLL